A stretch of Aureispira sp. CCB-E DNA encodes these proteins:
- a CDS encoding nicotinate phosphoribosyltransferase, producing MNPLLYTDGYKVDHRRQYPDNTSLVYSNWTPRKSRIKGIDQVVFFGLQYFIKKYILEDFQRNFFDQPKDKIIQQYARRINNYLGPNSVGTEHIAALHDLGYIPMVIKALPEGVSVPIRVPMFTMYNTKPEFFWLTNYFETLLSATVWMPCTSATLAKKYRQILDKYAQETASDLSFVDWQGHDFSMRGMAGLEAGMMSSAGHLLSFTGTDTIPTIDFLEHYYNADSDKELVGGSVAATEHSVMCMGTNSGELETFERLVTEIYPNGVVSIVSDTWDLWKVLTEYLPALKAKILARDGKVVIRPDSGDPVDIICGNPNGKTAIERKGVVESLWETFGGTTNSKGYKELDPHIGAIYGDSITLERATQICERLKQKGFASTNVVLGIGSFTYQYNTRDTFGFAMKATYGEVDGVGREIFKDPITDDGTKKSAKGLIKVIKENGTYTLVDQVSWEEEQKGAMQEVFRDGKLLIDWSLQEIRTTLKNF from the coding sequence ATGAATCCATTATTATATACTGACGGATATAAAGTAGACCACAGAAGACAATACCCTGATAATACATCGCTTGTCTATTCCAACTGGACACCTAGAAAAAGTAGGATAAAAGGCATTGATCAAGTTGTTTTCTTTGGTTTACAATATTTTATCAAAAAATATATCTTAGAAGATTTTCAACGCAACTTTTTTGACCAACCTAAGGACAAGATCATCCAACAATATGCTCGTAGAATCAACAACTATTTAGGACCTAACTCCGTAGGAACAGAGCACATAGCAGCCTTACACGACTTGGGTTATATCCCCATGGTTATAAAAGCATTGCCAGAAGGAGTCAGTGTTCCTATCCGTGTGCCAATGTTTACCATGTACAATACAAAACCTGAGTTTTTTTGGTTGACAAATTATTTTGAGACACTACTATCTGCTACGGTTTGGATGCCTTGTACTTCTGCTACTTTGGCAAAAAAATATCGTCAAATTTTAGATAAGTATGCACAAGAAACAGCCAGTGACCTTAGTTTTGTAGATTGGCAAGGACACGACTTTTCTATGCGTGGAATGGCGGGTTTAGAAGCTGGAATGATGTCTTCAGCAGGACATTTACTAAGCTTTACGGGTACCGATACCATTCCTACTATTGATTTTTTGGAGCATTACTACAATGCCGATTCGGACAAAGAATTGGTGGGAGGTAGTGTTGCTGCAACAGAACATTCTGTCATGTGTATGGGAACCAATTCTGGCGAATTAGAAACATTTGAACGTCTAGTGACAGAGATTTATCCCAATGGAGTTGTATCTATTGTATCAGATACTTGGGATTTGTGGAAGGTGCTGACAGAATATCTTCCTGCCTTAAAAGCTAAAATTTTGGCTAGAGATGGAAAAGTCGTTATTCGTCCTGATAGTGGTGATCCTGTTGATATTATCTGCGGTAATCCAAATGGTAAAACGGCTATTGAGCGTAAAGGAGTTGTTGAAAGTCTGTGGGAAACATTTGGAGGAACCACTAATTCCAAAGGGTACAAAGAATTAGATCCGCATATTGGAGCTATTTATGGTGATAGCATTACTTTAGAACGTGCTACTCAAATTTGTGAGCGTCTAAAACAAAAAGGGTTTGCTTCTACCAATGTCGTGCTAGGAATTGGTTCTTTTACTTATCAATACAATACAAGAGATACCTTTGGTTTTGCGATGAAAGCGACCTATGGTGAAGTAGATGGCGTAGGACGAGAAATTTTTAAGGACCCTATCACTGATGATGGAACCAAAAAATCAGCAAAAGGTCTCATCAAAGTCATCAAAGAAAATGGTACCTATACGTTGGTCGATCAAGTCAGTTGGGAAGAAGAGCAAAAAGGGGCCATGCAAGAGGTATTTAGAGACGGAAAATTATTAATTGATTGGAGTTTACAAGAAATTCGTACAACTCTAAAAAATTTCTAA